From Bacillus pumilus, one genomic window encodes:
- the thiI gene encoding tRNA uracil 4-sulfurtransferase ThiI, whose amino-acid sequence MKYDHILVRFGEISTKGKNRKKFIEKLRQHIRFVLKDFDALKYASDRDRITIMLNGEDPEPISEQLKGVFGIQSFSLAVKCETNLDAIKEASLTAVQEVYEQGNTFKVSTKRSYKQFELDSNEMNREIGGHVLKNTENLTVNVKQPDVHLRIEIREHATYITFKDVKGAGGLPVGSSGRAMLMLSGGFDSPVAGYQAMKRGIQIEAVHFFSPPYTSERAKQKVIDLTECLAAYGGEVKLHIVPFTKIQELIHKQVPENYTMTSTRRMMLKIADKIRAKRDALAIITGESLGQVASQTLESMYAINHVTNTPIIRPLIAVDKNDIIDEARRIGTYETSIQPFEDCCTIFTPPSPKTKPKLEKVERYESFADFEPMLDEAVDQMETIIVTNEKKAADEFADLF is encoded by the coding sequence ATGAAATATGATCATATTTTAGTCCGTTTTGGTGAGATCTCAACAAAAGGGAAGAATAGAAAGAAATTTATTGAAAAACTAAGACAGCATATCCGATTTGTATTAAAAGATTTTGATGCATTAAAGTACGCATCTGACAGAGACCGCATCACGATCATGCTGAACGGAGAAGACCCTGAACCGATTTCAGAACAGCTTAAAGGTGTATTTGGCATTCAAAGCTTTAGTCTTGCGGTGAAATGTGAGACAAATCTCGATGCCATCAAAGAAGCGTCACTCACAGCGGTACAGGAAGTATATGAACAAGGAAATACATTTAAGGTCTCAACGAAACGCTCTTATAAACAGTTTGAACTTGATTCAAATGAAATGAACCGCGAAATTGGCGGGCATGTGCTGAAGAATACGGAAAACTTAACGGTCAATGTCAAACAGCCGGATGTACATTTGCGCATTGAAATAAGAGAACATGCGACGTATATTACATTTAAAGATGTCAAGGGTGCAGGCGGCCTGCCGGTTGGTTCAAGCGGAAGAGCGATGCTCATGCTTTCAGGCGGCTTTGACAGCCCAGTTGCCGGCTATCAAGCGATGAAACGCGGGATTCAAATTGAGGCTGTACATTTCTTTAGTCCCCCATATACAAGTGAACGTGCCAAGCAAAAGGTCATTGATCTTACAGAATGCTTAGCAGCATACGGAGGCGAAGTGAAGCTTCACATCGTTCCTTTTACAAAAATTCAAGAGCTGATTCACAAACAAGTACCTGAAAACTATACGATGACATCAACAAGAAGAATGATGCTGAAAATAGCTGATAAAATAAGAGCGAAGCGTGATGCTCTTGCGATTATTACGGGTGAAAGCCTTGGACAAGTCGCAAGTCAGACACTGGAAAGCATGTATGCGATTAACCATGTGACCAATACACCAATCATTCGACCGCTCATTGCTGTTGATAAAAATGACATTATTGATGAAGCGAGACGAATTGGCACTTACGAGACAAGTATTCAGCCTTTCGAGGATTGCTGCACGATCTTTACGCCGCCATCTCCTAAAACAAAACCAAAGCTTGAGAAAGTAGAACGCTACGAAAGCTTTGCTGATTTCGAGCCGATGCTCGACGAGGCAGTGGATCAAATGGAAACGATCATCGTCACAAATGAGAAGAAAGCGGCAGACGAATTCGCTGATTTATTCTAA
- a CDS encoding cysteine desulfurase family protein, translating to MIYLDNSATTKPYPEVLQVYQQVSERFFGNPSSLHQLGIDASRLLSETRKQMLHYTGLKQYEIIFTSGATEANNIAIKGAALAKMNRGKHIVATAIEHPSVIESFEQLKALFGFDISYIQVNEHGHADMNHLKEVLRPDTVLVSMMHVNNETGAIQPIEEAAGIIREHAENALFHVDGVQGMCRVALNKQLDVDLLTISGHKIHGLKGTGALFLKKDVVLAPFITGGEQELGLRSGTENPAGAVSLAKAMKQSFEQLEKHHDEMLNLKTQLQKQLGEIEGIVINTPLTQSAPHIVNFSVPGIQIEVLLHMLEKEGMYVSTTSACSAKKKEPSRVLLAMGKPEEAAKSSMRISLTYGQGPELAPHIITTIAQSVKKLKGMR from the coding sequence ATGATCTATCTTGATAATAGTGCAACAACCAAGCCTTATCCAGAGGTTTTACAAGTATATCAGCAAGTGAGTGAGCGTTTTTTTGGTAATCCGTCTTCGCTTCATCAGCTCGGAATTGATGCCAGCCGGCTGCTAAGTGAAACGAGAAAACAAATGCTTCACTATACAGGATTGAAACAATATGAGATTATTTTCACTTCTGGCGCAACAGAAGCAAATAACATTGCCATTAAAGGAGCAGCTCTAGCCAAAATGAACCGGGGGAAACATATTGTGGCAACAGCAATTGAACACCCCTCTGTCATCGAATCGTTTGAACAGCTGAAGGCTTTATTTGGTTTTGATATCTCCTATATTCAAGTAAATGAGCATGGCCATGCTGATATGAATCATTTAAAAGAAGTGCTACGCCCTGATACGGTACTGGTCAGCATGATGCATGTCAATAACGAAACGGGTGCCATCCAGCCGATTGAAGAAGCTGCTGGCATCATTCGTGAGCATGCCGAAAATGCCCTTTTTCATGTCGACGGGGTCCAGGGAATGTGCAGAGTAGCACTTAATAAACAGCTGGATGTGGATCTTTTGACGATATCTGGCCACAAAATTCATGGCTTAAAAGGGACAGGAGCGCTCTTTTTAAAAAAAGATGTTGTGCTTGCCCCTTTCATCACAGGAGGAGAGCAGGAATTAGGACTACGGTCAGGTACTGAAAACCCTGCTGGTGCTGTCAGCTTAGCAAAAGCCATGAAACAATCATTTGAACAGCTTGAAAAGCACCATGATGAAATGCTGAATTTAAAAACGCAGCTGCAAAAACAGCTTGGAGAAATAGAAGGTATTGTCATCAACACACCGCTGACACAAAGTGCGCCGCACATTGTGAATTTTTCAGTGCCAGGTATTCAAATCGAGGTTCTTCTCCATATGCTTGAAAAAGAAGGCATGTATGTCTCGACAACCTCTGCCTGCTCAGCCAAGAAAAAAGAGCCAAGCCGTGTTCTGCTAGCGATGGGGAAACCGGAAGAAGCGGCCAAAAGCAGTATGAGAATCAGTTTGACATATGGCCAAGGACCAGAGCTAGCGCCGCATATCATCACAACGATCGCACAAAGTGTGAAAAAATTAAAAGGAATGAGATAA
- the brnQ gene encoding branched-chain amino acid transport system II carrier protein, producing MKATLSTKDTVIIGFMLFALFFGAGNMIYPPELGQYAGQNVWKAMGGFLLTGVGLPLLGIIAIALTGRDAKGLADKAHPAFGTAFTVILYLSIGPLFAIPRTGTVSYEIGALPFLAGVPAWLSLLLFTLVFFGITYYLALNPTKIVDRVGKVLTPIKFTIIFIIIVKAILTPMGAVGTPDVSYSSGSFFKGFLEGYKTMDALASIVFGVVVINAIKGRGVTSKKALTSACIKAGLIAACGLTFVYLSLAYLGASSTHAIGFVGDGSKILAQSSQFLFGSLGNIVLGAAITVACLTTSIGLVTSCGEYFSNLLPKLSYKMVVTLVTLFSFIISNFGLAHIIAFSVPVLTAIYPLAIVIIVLSLADKWLGQRRPVYVLTLILTGCVSLFDGLVAAKLPIGPVEELFQTILPLYDLGIGWVVPAIFGVVIGFVLSLFTSSASQKREKQAS from the coding sequence ATGAAAGCAACTTTGTCGACGAAAGATACAGTTATTATCGGTTTTATGTTATTTGCTCTATTCTTCGGCGCCGGAAATATGATTTATCCACCAGAGCTTGGGCAATATGCTGGGCAAAATGTGTGGAAAGCAATGGGCGGATTTTTATTAACAGGTGTCGGTTTACCTCTTCTAGGGATTATTGCGATCGCTTTAACAGGTCGAGATGCGAAAGGATTAGCTGATAAAGCTCACCCAGCTTTTGGAACAGCGTTTACCGTCATTTTATATTTATCTATTGGGCCGCTTTTCGCTATTCCTCGTACAGGAACGGTTTCATATGAAATTGGTGCATTACCCTTTTTAGCAGGTGTACCAGCTTGGCTCTCACTTCTTTTATTCACACTTGTCTTTTTTGGTATTACATATTATCTTGCTCTAAATCCAACGAAGATTGTGGATCGTGTAGGGAAAGTGTTAACACCAATTAAATTTACGATTATTTTTATTATTATTGTCAAAGCCATTTTAACGCCGATGGGCGCCGTTGGCACACCTGATGTATCCTATAGCAGCGGATCATTTTTCAAAGGATTTCTAGAGGGCTATAAAACAATGGATGCTCTTGCTTCTATTGTGTTTGGGGTTGTTGTCATCAATGCCATTAAAGGACGCGGTGTGACAAGTAAAAAGGCACTGACTTCTGCTTGTATCAAAGCGGGTCTGATTGCAGCTTGCGGATTAACATTTGTTTATCTATCTCTTGCTTATTTAGGCGCTTCAAGTACACACGCCATTGGTTTTGTTGGAGATGGCAGTAAAATCTTGGCTCAGTCTTCTCAATTCCTATTTGGCAGTTTAGGAAATATTGTGTTGGGTGCCGCGATTACGGTTGCTTGTTTAACAACAAGTATCGGTCTCGTTACATCATGCGGAGAGTATTTCTCAAATTTATTACCTAAACTTTCTTATAAAATGGTCGTTACACTAGTGACATTATTCAGTTTTATCATTTCAAATTTTGGACTTGCTCATATTATCGCTTTCTCTGTACCAGTTTTAACTGCCATTTACCCGCTAGCGATTGTCATCATTGTGTTATCGCTGGCAGATAAATGGCTTGGTCAAAGAAGACCTGTTTATGTCCTTACTCTGATTTTAACTGGCTGCGTCAGTTTGTTTGACGGCTTAGTAGCAGCGAAACTCCCGATTGGACCAGTGGAGGAACTCTTTCAAACGATATTACCTTTATATGACCTTGGTATTGGCTGGGTTGTTCCTGCTATTTTCGGAGTGGTCATTGGGTTCGTTCTTTCTCTTTTCACTTCTTCTGCTTCCCAAAAGCGGGAGAAACAAGCATCTTAA
- the mbcS gene encoding acyl-CoA synthetase MbcS — MKREDLIAPEQYNLVSEIEAFSHDKEKMALHWQDGNGHEAHVTYAALVEEANKIGHVLLNAGFKKGDKIIVMVPRMLEAYSIYLAILKTGMVVIPCSEMLRAKDLDYRIEHAEAKGAIVYSSFIQSFDGTNQPNEFKTFSIGENDYGWTNILAQKDQQSSELQMAPTTRTDMAFLSYTSGTTGHPKGVVHTHGWAYAHLRTAAKAWLSINEGDKVWATAGPGWQKWVWSPLLSVLGSGAEGFVYGGKFNPNTYLELLQKNEINVLCCTPTEYRFMAKVDDLSQYELPKLHSAVSAGEPLNREVIDTFKKHFDIEVRDGYGQTESTLLVGVLKGMDIKPGSMGKPTPGNEVEIIDEDGSVCAPGEVGDIAVHLETPALFKEYYKDEERTKAQRRGNYFITGDRAKKDEDGYFWFESRRDDIIVSSGYTIGPFEVEDALIKHPAVKECAVVASPDEIRGSIVKAYVVLRDGSAQSDELIKELQTHVKNTTAPYKYPREIEFIDELPKTPSAKIRRVELRERELARKGS; from the coding sequence ATGAAAAGAGAAGACTTAATTGCACCAGAACAATATAACTTAGTCAGTGAGATTGAAGCGTTCAGTCATGACAAGGAGAAAATGGCCCTGCACTGGCAGGATGGAAATGGCCACGAAGCGCATGTGACGTATGCAGCTTTAGTGGAAGAAGCAAATAAAATTGGTCATGTATTATTAAATGCAGGCTTTAAAAAAGGCGATAAAATCATTGTGATGGTGCCGCGCATGCTAGAGGCATACAGCATTTATTTAGCAATTTTGAAAACAGGAATGGTCGTCATTCCTTGTTCAGAAATGCTGCGTGCAAAAGATTTAGATTACCGAATTGAACATGCAGAAGCAAAGGGAGCGATTGTTTACTCTTCATTCATTCAATCGTTCGACGGAACCAATCAGCCAAACGAATTTAAAACATTCTCAATCGGTGAAAACGATTATGGCTGGACAAATATTCTAGCGCAAAAGGATCAACAATCAAGTGAGCTGCAAATGGCTCCAACAACACGTACAGACATGGCGTTCTTATCCTATACATCTGGTACGACAGGTCATCCAAAAGGGGTTGTTCATACACACGGATGGGCGTATGCACATTTACGCACAGCTGCCAAAGCATGGCTCTCTATTAATGAGGGAGATAAAGTATGGGCGACAGCAGGACCAGGCTGGCAAAAATGGGTGTGGAGCCCTCTCTTATCAGTGTTAGGAAGTGGAGCAGAAGGCTTTGTATACGGAGGGAAATTCAATCCAAATACGTATTTAGAGCTGCTTCAAAAAAATGAAATCAATGTCCTATGCTGTACCCCGACAGAATATCGTTTTATGGCGAAAGTAGATGACTTGAGTCAGTACGAGCTGCCAAAGCTGCATAGTGCCGTTTCTGCGGGAGAGCCGTTGAACCGTGAAGTCATTGATACATTCAAAAAGCATTTCGATATAGAAGTACGAGATGGCTATGGCCAAACAGAAAGCACACTGCTCGTAGGGGTGCTAAAAGGAATGGACATCAAGCCAGGCAGTATGGGAAAACCAACACCTGGCAACGAAGTCGAGATCATTGATGAGGACGGCAGCGTATGCGCTCCTGGAGAAGTTGGTGACATTGCGGTCCATCTCGAAACGCCGGCGCTATTTAAGGAATACTACAAAGATGAAGAGCGTACAAAAGCGCAGCGCCGCGGAAATTACTTTATTACCGGTGACCGCGCGAAAAAAGACGAAGATGGGTACTTCTGGTTTGAAAGCCGCAGAGATGATATCATCGTCAGCTCAGGCTATACCATTGGGCCGTTTGAAGTAGAAGATGCACTGATTAAACACCCAGCAGTCAAAGAATGTGCGGTTGTGGCTAGTCCAGATGAAATCAGAGGATCAATTGTGAAGGCATATGTCGTCCTGCGTGATGGATCAGCACAAAGTGATGAGCTGATCAAAGAGCTGCAGACACATGTGAAAAACACAACAGCACCTTACAAATACCCAAGAGAAATTGAATTCATTGACGAACTGCCAAAAACACCGTCAGCGAAAATCCGCCGTGTCGAGCTGAGAGAAAGAGAGCTTGCACGAAAAGGATCATGA
- a CDS encoding GAF domain-containing protein, producing MFHVEKQSGDPSKDYQLLVKQVEAITDGEPDLIANLANAAALLYHSLPEVNWAGFYLAKGGELVLGPFNGLPACVRIPSGKGVCGTAFATGEVQRITDVHAFPGHIACDAASQSEIVVPLKVNGQIIGVLDIDSPVKDRFSEIDETYLIQFTEVLQKALSISTDA from the coding sequence ATGTTTCATGTCGAAAAACAGTCTGGCGATCCATCAAAAGACTATCAATTGCTTGTTAAACAGGTTGAAGCCATTACAGATGGTGAGCCTGATCTGATTGCCAATTTGGCAAATGCTGCGGCGCTATTGTACCATTCACTCCCAGAGGTCAATTGGGCTGGATTTTATTTGGCTAAAGGGGGCGAGCTTGTGCTCGGACCGTTTAACGGACTGCCTGCATGTGTGCGAATCCCGTCTGGAAAAGGCGTTTGCGGTACTGCGTTTGCAACAGGTGAAGTCCAGCGTATCACTGATGTGCATGCATTCCCTGGACATATCGCATGTGATGCAGCATCGCAATCTGAAATTGTCGTTCCGCTCAAGGTAAATGGACAGATCATTGGGGTACTCGACATTGACAGCCCCGTGAAAGACCGTTTCAGTGAAATAGATGAAACCTACTTAATTCAATTTACCGAGGTGCTCCAAAAGGCGTTATCCATCTCTACAGATGCGTAA
- a CDS encoding alpha/beta-type small acid-soluble spore protein, producing the protein MAQQNRQSSSNQLLVPGAAQAIDQMKYEIASEFGVNLGAETTSRANGSVGGEITKRLVSYAQQHMGGGSF; encoded by the coding sequence ATGGCTCAACAAAACAGACAAAGCAGTTCTAACCAATTACTAGTACCAGGCGCTGCACAAGCAATCGACCAAATGAAGTACGAAATCGCTTCTGAATTCGGTGTAAACCTTGGTGCAGAAACAACATCTCGCGCTAACGGATCAGTTGGTGGAGAAATCACTAAGCGTCTTGTATCTTACGCTCAACAACATATGGGTGGCGGATCTTTCTAA
- the refZ gene encoding forespore capture DNA-binding protein RefZ — MKTSTTVQTKDRIIEASIRLFNQKGFSGTSVREIAKEANVNVAHISYYFQGKGGLLEQLVSDFYEGYIHMIESHIHHMETRHAKECLLHVVFDILSYQHEHRQLTRFVYREVTIDSTLIREIMSTYLTKEKYLFQLIIEKGKNTHVICEQLSLSSFMIQLKSLLMMPYLQPQYLTEVLYLNPNEPYFYQMYFKELSRSLHHLLEPKKPALDSHLKLMMSSN; from the coding sequence ATGAAAACATCAACAACCGTGCAAACAAAAGACCGTATTATTGAAGCTTCCATCAGACTTTTTAACCAAAAAGGATTTTCTGGAACCTCTGTCCGTGAGATTGCGAAGGAAGCAAACGTCAACGTTGCCCACATATCTTATTACTTTCAAGGAAAAGGAGGGCTGCTTGAGCAGCTTGTATCCGATTTTTATGAAGGCTATATTCACATGATTGAATCACATATCCATCACATGGAAACTCGTCACGCAAAAGAATGTTTACTTCATGTGGTTTTTGATATTTTATCTTATCAGCACGAACACCGTCAATTAACCCGTTTTGTTTATCGAGAGGTGACGATTGATTCGACGCTCATTAGAGAAATTATGTCGACCTATTTAACAAAAGAAAAATATTTGTTTCAGCTCATCATTGAAAAAGGGAAAAACACCCATGTGATTTGTGAGCAGCTCTCACTCTCATCGTTTATGATTCAACTGAAATCACTACTCATGATGCCCTATTTACAGCCGCAATATTTAACAGAGGTGCTTTATTTGAATCCAAATGAGCCATATTTCTATCAAATGTATTTTAAGGAACTAAGCCGCTCGCTTCATCATTTACTAGAACCAAAAAAGCCGGCATTAGATTCTCACTTAAAACTCATGATGTCTTCGAATTGA
- the ezrA gene encoding septation ring formation regulator EzrA has translation MEFIIGLIVILLALFSVGYFLRKNIYKEIDRLEAWKIEILNRSIVEEISKIKHLKMTGETEQFFERWRAEWDDIVTAHLPKVEELLYDAEEYSDKYRFSKAKQVLTHIEDLLSAADSNIEDILKEIADLVTSEEQNRKDIEKVKEQYQTVRKNLLAYSHLYGTLYDKMEQDLDEAWEGIKQYEEETENGNYMKARKILLEQDRRLDQLQLYINDVPKLIADCKQTVPGQLTKLKDGYQEMTEKGYKLEHIQITKELETLNKQLARAEKLLIDELNLEEASSILQMINDAIETLYDQLEAEVEAGQEIKSKMPELTEAFEKIEQDHTQTKAETALVKESYKLTAGELDQQKAFEKRLEEIEKLMKQIREKLDRDHVAYSLLMDEINQLETFIDDAKALHDTFKGHLQSLRKEELQARETLAELKTMLTDTVRQLHKSNIPGVPAEMKERAEKAQEMIQQVHEQLENLPLNMPAVNQQLKEASDTVRNVVDETEEMLSKVDQIERIIQYGNRFRSQNHILSEQLKEAERRFYAYDYNGSFDIAAAAVEKTSPGAVQKLLAQQEKEYQHQ, from the coding sequence ATGGAGTTTATCATCGGTTTAATTGTCATTTTGCTTGCTTTGTTTTCAGTCGGTTATTTCCTGCGAAAAAATATATATAAAGAGATTGACCGATTGGAAGCATGGAAAATTGAAATTTTAAACAGATCAATTGTAGAAGAAATTTCAAAAATCAAACATTTAAAAATGACCGGAGAAACAGAGCAATTTTTTGAAAGATGGCGTGCAGAGTGGGACGATATCGTCACAGCCCATCTTCCAAAGGTAGAGGAGCTATTATATGATGCAGAAGAGTATTCTGATAAATATCGATTCTCCAAAGCCAAGCAGGTTCTTACGCATATTGAGGACTTGCTGAGTGCTGCTGATTCGAACATTGAAGACATTTTAAAAGAAATTGCAGACCTTGTCACAAGCGAGGAGCAAAATCGCAAGGACATTGAAAAGGTCAAAGAGCAATATCAAACGGTTCGAAAAAATCTGCTTGCGTACAGCCATTTATATGGCACCCTATATGACAAAATGGAGCAGGACTTAGATGAGGCCTGGGAAGGGATCAAGCAGTACGAGGAAGAAACAGAAAACGGAAACTACATGAAAGCAAGAAAGATTTTGCTTGAGCAAGACCGCAGACTCGACCAGCTTCAGCTATATATCAATGATGTACCAAAGCTTATTGCAGACTGCAAACAGACCGTACCAGGTCAGCTGACGAAGCTGAAAGACGGATATCAAGAAATGACAGAAAAAGGCTACAAGCTGGAGCATATCCAGATCACGAAAGAGCTGGAGACTTTAAACAAACAGCTTGCGAGAGCGGAAAAATTGCTCATTGATGAACTCAATTTAGAAGAGGCATCAAGCATTCTGCAAATGATCAATGATGCGATTGAGACGCTGTATGATCAGCTGGAGGCGGAAGTAGAAGCAGGTCAGGAAATCAAAAGCAAAATGCCTGAGCTCACAGAAGCATTCGAGAAGATCGAACAAGATCACACACAAACAAAGGCAGAAACGGCTCTTGTGAAAGAAAGCTACAAGCTGACAGCAGGAGAGCTCGATCAACAGAAAGCATTCGAAAAACGTTTAGAAGAAATTGAAAAGCTGATGAAACAAATCCGCGAGAAGCTTGATCGTGACCACGTGGCATATTCATTATTAATGGATGAAATCAATCAGCTGGAGACGTTTATCGATGATGCAAAAGCATTGCATGACACATTTAAAGGTCATCTACAATCATTAAGAAAAGAAGAATTACAAGCGAGAGAAACACTGGCTGAGCTCAAAACCATGCTGACAGATACAGTCCGCCAGCTGCATAAAAGCAATATCCCAGGTGTACCTGCTGAGATGAAAGAGCGGGCTGAAAAAGCGCAGGAGATGATCCAGCAAGTGCATGAGCAGCTGGAAAACCTGCCGCTCAACATGCCGGCAGTGAATCAACAATTAAAAGAAGCCTCTGACACAGTCAGAAATGTTGTGGATGAGACAGAAGAAATGCTCAGTAAAGTGGATCAAATTGAACGAATCATTCAATACGGCAATCGTTTTAGAAGCCAAAACCACATTCTTTCAGAACAACTAAAAGAGGCGGAACGAAGATTTTACGCTTACGATTACAACGGATCATTTGATATAGCAGCTGCGGCTGTTGAAAAAACATCACCCGGAGCTGTCCAAAAGCTGTTAGCTCAGCAAGAAAAAGAGTATCAGCACCAATAA
- the brnQ gene encoding branched-chain amino acid transport system II carrier protein, with translation MKNSLSIKETLAIGLMLFALFFGAGNMIFPPVLGQYAGENVWLAIGGFLLTGVGLPLLGVIAVALTGTGAKGLADKAHPKFGTIFTVILYLSIGPFFAIPRTGTVSYEIGLAPFLSGAQSTSWVPLFIFTVMFFTISYLLALNPSKLVDRIGKILTPILLTVIAIIVIKAIATPMGMIGAPDATYEANPLFTGFLEGYKTMDALASIVFGIVVVTAVKERGITERKSLAAACIKAGLVAAVGLALVYISLAYVGASSPDATGMVGANDGGKLLSLSANFLFGSAGNIVLGAAILFACLTTSVGLISSCGEYFSKLFPSLSYRTVVLIVSLFSTLVANLGLAQIISLSVPVLVTIYPLAIVIILLSFLDRWINGRRVIYIVSLIFTGFFAIIDGLLAAKMNLGDLPDILGSIVPFYNLGIGWIVPAIIGAVVGLLISMFTSPPKQLAS, from the coding sequence TTGAAAAATAGTTTAAGTATAAAAGAGACGCTAGCCATTGGTCTAATGCTTTTTGCATTATTCTTTGGCGCAGGAAATATGATTTTCCCACCTGTTCTTGGACAATATGCGGGTGAGAATGTATGGCTTGCCATCGGTGGATTTTTACTCACAGGAGTAGGTCTTCCACTTCTAGGGGTGATTGCAGTCGCCCTTACAGGTACCGGTGCAAAAGGCCTTGCGGATAAAGCGCACCCAAAATTCGGGACCATCTTCACCGTTATTCTGTATTTATCCATCGGACCATTTTTCGCTATTCCGCGAACTGGTACGGTTTCATACGAGATAGGATTAGCTCCATTTCTGTCAGGGGCACAGTCCACTTCATGGGTACCACTATTCATCTTTACCGTTATGTTTTTCACTATTTCATACCTGCTTGCTTTAAATCCTTCAAAGCTGGTTGATCGAATTGGTAAAATTTTGACACCGATCTTATTAACTGTTATTGCCATTATTGTCATTAAAGCCATTGCTACGCCAATGGGAATGATCGGTGCTCCTGATGCAACATATGAAGCAAACCCGCTCTTCACTGGATTTTTAGAAGGCTATAAAACAATGGATGCTCTTGCTTCTATCGTATTTGGGATCGTCGTGGTGACAGCTGTTAAGGAAAGAGGCATCACGGAGCGTAAATCTCTTGCAGCGGCTTGTATTAAAGCAGGACTCGTGGCAGCTGTTGGGCTGGCATTGGTGTACATTTCACTTGCTTATGTGGGTGCTTCAAGTCCCGATGCGACGGGAATGGTTGGAGCAAATGACGGCGGCAAACTGCTTTCACTTTCTGCCAACTTTTTATTCGGTTCTGCTGGAAACATTGTACTTGGCGCAGCCATTTTATTCGCTTGTTTAACGACTAGTGTTGGACTTATTTCATCCTGTGGGGAATATTTTTCAAAGCTCTTCCCTAGCCTTTCTTATCGCACAGTCGTTCTAATTGTTTCTTTATTTAGTACACTGGTTGCAAACCTTGGTTTGGCACAAATTATCTCTCTATCTGTTCCAGTTCTTGTGACAATCTATCCACTGGCAATTGTTATTATTTTATTGTCATTCCTTGATCGCTGGATTAACGGTAGACGAGTCATTTATATCGTATCCCTCATCTTTACTGGTTTCTTTGCCATCATTGATGGATTATTAGCTGCCAAAATGAATCTCGGTGACTTGCCTGACATCTTGGGTTCAATCGTACCGTTTTACAATTTAGGCATTGGCTGGATCGTACCAGCCATTATCGGTGCTGTGGTTGGTTTACTTATTTCGATGTTTACCAGCCCGCCCAAACAGCTCGCCTCATAG
- the hisJ gene encoding histidinol-phosphatase HisJ has protein sequence MLKQDAHLHTPFCPHGSLDSFHSYIEKAIKKGFDSITFTEHAPLPPSFRDPTPEQDSAMKLQELDSYITKLDQLKQEYKGQLIVKTGLEVDYIKEYEEETSAFLDCYGPELDDSILSVHFLPAGDDYICLDFDEHAFKQLISAYGSIEQVYQSYYDQIHSSILSSLGRYKPKRIGHITLVQKFKQLFPFEMTPELCQKVTLCLEETAKKGMSLDFNTSGLRKTYARSIYLDQWMIDLAKQKKIPLIFGSDAHQAEDLGYAYDQFEDIMSFK, from the coding sequence ATGCTGAAGCAGGATGCACATCTACATACACCGTTTTGCCCGCACGGCTCGCTTGATTCATTTCATTCTTATATTGAAAAAGCCATCAAAAAGGGATTTGATTCCATAACCTTTACCGAGCATGCCCCTCTGCCTCCATCGTTTCGAGATCCAACACCAGAGCAGGATAGTGCCATGAAGCTCCAAGAACTTGACTCGTATATAACGAAATTAGATCAGCTGAAACAGGAATACAAAGGCCAATTAATAGTAAAAACTGGGCTTGAGGTTGACTATATCAAAGAGTATGAAGAGGAAACAAGTGCCTTTTTAGACTGCTACGGTCCAGAACTAGACGATAGCATTTTATCTGTTCACTTTCTTCCTGCTGGCGATGATTATATTTGCCTTGATTTTGACGAGCATGCCTTCAAGCAGCTAATAAGCGCCTATGGCAGCATCGAACAGGTCTATCAAAGCTACTATGACCAAATTCATTCTTCTATTCTATCATCTTTAGGTCGCTATAAGCCAAAGAGAATCGGTCATATCACCCTTGTGCAGAAATTCAAACAGCTTTTCCCATTTGAGATGACACCTGAACTTTGTCAAAAGGTCACCCTTTGTCTTGAAGAAACGGCAAAAAAAGGCATGTCCTTAGATTTTAATACATCAGGTCTTCGTAAAACATATGCCAGAAGTATCTATTTAGATCAATGGATGATTGATCTTGCAAAACAGAAAAAAATTCCGCTCATATTCGGGTCTGATGCCCATCAAGCGGAAGATCTCGGATATGCTTATGATCAATTCGAAGACATCATGAGTTTTAAGTGA